Proteins encoded together in one Planctopirus ephydatiae window:
- a CDS encoding DUF1802 family protein, translated as MTLNPVDEVEPFAFKEWAAICAALVAGRQSIILRKGGIHEGPAGFQPEHREFWLLPTQFHQEAGQLTEEGWPFLEAASIWKPFPGEIVLPAKAQVQECRRLTTWEEVAALQGEHIWGEVTLRNRFEYRSPGLTYLRVTITSVQPPIRLPIWPELEGCKSWVRLPDIMRGR; from the coding sequence GTGACTTTGAACCCTGTTGATGAAGTCGAACCCTTCGCCTTCAAGGAATGGGCAGCGATTTGCGCCGCTTTAGTAGCTGGCAGGCAATCGATCATTCTCCGCAAAGGAGGGATTCACGAAGGGCCAGCCGGGTTTCAACCTGAACACCGGGAATTCTGGCTGCTGCCGACGCAGTTTCATCAGGAGGCAGGTCAACTGACCGAAGAGGGCTGGCCGTTTCTGGAAGCAGCCAGCATCTGGAAGCCGTTTCCCGGTGAGATCGTGTTGCCTGCCAAAGCTCAGGTGCAAGAGTGTCGGCGTTTAACAACCTGGGAAGAAGTGGCAGCGCTTCAAGGTGAGCACATCTGGGGCGAAGTGACTCTGCGAAATCGCTTTGAGTATCGGTCACCAGGATTAACGTATCTGCGAGTGACGATCACCAGCGTGCAACCACCCATCCGTTTGCCCATCTGGCCGGAACTTGAAGGCTGCAAGAGCTGGGTGCGTTTGCCGGACATCATGCGGGGCCGGTAA
- a CDS encoding SHD1 domain-containing protein has product MISRLHQREIFGCTRQQSVAASHKRITGYAAWLGWTAGLLLVLSSSSLPAQESRTWTDATGKFKIEARFVSLEGTKVTLLQTSGEEIEIDLSKLSPGDRKLAQDLAKKASENPFQVKETSPFAPKAGKSATGGSIGGPSMPDRTATGGTEPAPAAGTGTYTGRDAQLTSSVDGVTELLLTPQSDKLALPRNDAVVDRKLPSRGIALPKKANFFEKANSMLVHPGKPEAVVLYHISPPGQSPITRVVVLNLETGKITAQGQVPNLYTGVGYGSDGLILVRQVEHHGKGNKGLMEGWIVKGKDLAREWSWEPAKGQSGRDEELVWGEILPDGRVLTANEGGKITCWKTEGDQMKALWRLQAQGSSRPDVTRDGKYMAIAADKQCAVMDLESGEVVATVPTTGRHLPWPRMAISAEHSRMACFGFDKIIVWDLQTGEEIREIATGPISGDAAPLWLDDDFLLLGGHLLVDVKNQLRLWDYTGAEMTTFYDRTGLFVVGGPSQSSSLIPIALPHPAAKNFLARALQDPNLFILKEGTQVAIDVSGIQDAAQQAAIKDKLTAKLTQRGFIVGTSGSIILKASTESGKSEKMSYRSFGEAPWNAKEYNVQSYMSRLKFVWNGKDVWEGSGNNIPGFLSLSKDETIEQALKKHEKPNYHFFEHCEIPKLLTKPAENATAGSSTAALGKSTVTISGLQ; this is encoded by the coding sequence ATGATCAGCAGGCTGCATCAGCGCGAAATCTTTGGGTGTACCAGGCAACAATCTGTCGCTGCATCGCACAAACGAATAACAGGTTATGCGGCCTGGCTGGGTTGGACAGCCGGGCTCTTGCTGGTTTTATCGAGCAGTTCGTTGCCGGCACAGGAATCCCGCACCTGGACCGATGCGACAGGCAAGTTCAAGATTGAAGCCAGGTTTGTTTCGCTCGAAGGCACGAAAGTCACTCTGCTGCAGACCTCGGGAGAAGAGATCGAGATCGATCTGTCGAAGCTGAGTCCCGGGGATAGGAAGCTCGCACAGGATCTGGCCAAAAAGGCGAGTGAAAATCCCTTCCAGGTCAAGGAAACCAGCCCATTTGCCCCGAAAGCTGGCAAAAGCGCAACCGGTGGGAGTATCGGTGGTCCCAGTATGCCAGATCGTACTGCCACCGGTGGAACAGAGCCTGCACCTGCTGCAGGAACTGGAACATACACGGGTCGCGATGCGCAATTGACCTCCAGTGTGGATGGCGTGACCGAACTTCTGCTCACGCCCCAATCAGACAAGCTGGCTCTTCCCCGGAACGATGCCGTTGTGGATCGTAAGCTCCCTTCGCGAGGAATAGCACTCCCGAAGAAAGCCAACTTCTTCGAGAAGGCCAATAGCATGCTGGTGCATCCCGGCAAGCCCGAGGCCGTTGTGCTGTACCACATTTCTCCGCCCGGCCAATCTCCCATTACCCGGGTGGTGGTGCTGAATCTGGAAACAGGAAAAATCACTGCTCAAGGCCAGGTTCCAAATTTGTACACCGGCGTCGGTTATGGTAGCGACGGATTGATTCTTGTGCGTCAGGTGGAGCATCACGGGAAAGGCAATAAAGGCCTGATGGAGGGCTGGATCGTCAAAGGCAAAGATCTGGCGCGTGAATGGTCGTGGGAACCTGCTAAAGGTCAATCGGGCCGGGACGAGGAACTCGTCTGGGGCGAGATTCTGCCTGATGGCCGGGTTTTGACAGCGAACGAAGGCGGAAAGATCACCTGCTGGAAAACCGAGGGTGATCAGATGAAAGCTCTCTGGCGATTGCAGGCACAAGGTTCGAGTCGGCCCGATGTGACCCGTGATGGAAAGTACATGGCGATTGCCGCCGATAAGCAATGTGCCGTGATGGATCTGGAGTCGGGCGAGGTGGTGGCCACTGTTCCCACAACGGGGAGACATCTTCCGTGGCCACGCATGGCGATCTCGGCAGAACATTCGCGCATGGCCTGTTTTGGCTTCGACAAGATCATTGTGTGGGATCTTCAGACTGGTGAAGAGATTCGTGAAATTGCTACCGGGCCGATCTCTGGTGATGCTGCTCCCCTTTGGCTCGATGACGACTTTCTGCTGCTGGGTGGTCACCTGCTGGTCGATGTGAAAAACCAGTTGCGATTGTGGGATTACACCGGCGCGGAAATGACAACGTTTTATGATAGGACGGGACTCTTTGTGGTGGGTGGGCCATCTCAATCCAGCAGCCTGATTCCCATTGCCTTACCACATCCAGCGGCGAAGAATTTTCTGGCCAGGGCCTTGCAGGATCCGAACCTGTTCATTCTCAAGGAAGGAACACAGGTAGCAATCGATGTCTCCGGCATTCAGGATGCTGCCCAGCAGGCAGCGATCAAAGACAAGCTCACCGCAAAGCTCACTCAGCGAGGCTTTATCGTGGGAACTTCAGGCAGCATAATTCTCAAGGCGAGTACAGAATCCGGCAAATCGGAAAAAATGTCGTATCGCTCGTTTGGAGAAGCTCCCTGGAATGCCAAAGAGTACAACGTGCAGTCGTACATGAGTCGATTGAAGTTTGTCTGGAATGGGAAAGATGTCTGGGAAGGTTCAGGCAATAACATTCCGGGCTTTTTGTCTCTCAGCAAAGACGAAACGATCGAGCAGGCTCTCAAAAAGCACGAAAAGCCCAACTACCACTTTTTTGAGCATTGTGAGATTCCCAAGCTGTTGACGAAACCCGCAGAGAACGCCACCGCTGGAAGTTCCACTGCTGCGCTAGGGAAATCGACAGTGACAATCAGTGGCTTGCAGTAA
- the rfbA gene encoding glucose-1-phosphate thymidylyltransferase RfbA: protein MPETQFVSSATSQPRAGLLLAGGAGTRLAPATKAISKQLLPVYDKPMVYYSLSVLLLSGIREVLIITTPHDRALFERLLGDGSQWGLKIVYATQSAPRGIAEALVIGEEFIAGRPSCLVLGDNIFYGDKLSHSLQTASALTTGATVFAYHVSDPERYGVVTMDAEGKAIELIEKPPVPPSNWAVTGVYFYDATASQRARSLKPSPRNELEITDLNRSYLHDGVLRVEKLGRGVAWLDTGTHESLIEASTFVSVIEARQGLKIACLEEIVWRMGWIDTAQLLKLAAEFGKNHPYGRYLQQISDDRR from the coding sequence ATGCCAGAGACACAGTTTGTGAGCAGTGCAACTTCACAGCCTCGCGCAGGCCTTCTGTTGGCTGGTGGGGCCGGTACCCGGCTGGCTCCTGCAACAAAAGCCATCAGCAAACAACTGCTTCCAGTCTACGATAAGCCGATGGTTTATTACTCGTTAAGCGTGCTGCTCCTGTCGGGGATTCGGGAAGTTCTGATTATTACCACGCCTCATGATCGTGCTTTGTTCGAACGCTTGCTGGGCGATGGTTCGCAGTGGGGGCTGAAGATTGTTTATGCCACGCAATCGGCCCCGCGGGGCATTGCCGAAGCTCTGGTGATCGGTGAAGAGTTTATTGCCGGGCGTCCTTCCTGCCTCGTGCTGGGGGATAACATTTTTTATGGCGATAAGCTGAGTCATTCGTTGCAGACCGCCAGTGCCCTGACGACAGGTGCGACCGTCTTCGCCTACCATGTCAGTGATCCCGAGCGTTATGGCGTGGTCACGATGGACGCTGAAGGCAAGGCGATTGAGCTAATCGAGAAGCCACCCGTGCCACCTTCCAACTGGGCTGTCACTGGGGTCTATTTCTACGATGCGACAGCCTCGCAACGAGCACGTTCGCTCAAGCCTTCCCCTCGCAACGAATTAGAAATCACTGACCTCAATCGCAGCTATCTGCACGATGGAGTATTGCGCGTCGAGAAACTGGGGCGAGGGGTTGCGTGGCTCGATACGGGGACACATGAATCGTTGATTGAAGCTTCAACATTTGTCAGTGTCATCGAAGCCCGGCAAGGTTTGAAGATTGCCTGCCTGGAAGAGATCGTCTGGCGCATGGGCTGGATTGATACGGCTCAACTGCTGAAACTCGCTGCGGAATTCGGGAAGAACCATCCCTATGGTCGATATCTGCAGCAGATCAGTGATGATCGCCGTTAG
- a CDS encoding FKBP-type peptidyl-prolyl cis-trans isomerase, whose protein sequence is MASVVAGDMVTISYRGTLDDGSVFDESTPDEPLRFVAGGEEVIEGLTNAVIGMTVGEKKRIVIEPDQAYGDYDDELEQTVERSELPEDAEVGDQLTATAVDNDDEEFPVWVVELNETEAVLDANHPLAGETLIFEIELLGINEPEPS, encoded by the coding sequence ATGGCAAGTGTTGTTGCAGGTGACATGGTCACCATCAGTTATCGGGGAACTCTGGACGATGGAAGCGTGTTCGATGAGAGCACCCCTGATGAACCCTTAAGGTTTGTCGCTGGCGGTGAAGAGGTCATCGAGGGATTGACCAACGCTGTGATCGGCATGACGGTCGGAGAAAAGAAACGCATTGTCATTGAGCCCGATCAGGCTTATGGCGATTACGACGATGAACTGGAACAGACCGTCGAGCGATCTGAGCTGCCAGAAGATGCGGAAGTGGGTGATCAACTGACCGCCACTGCCGTCGACAATGACGATGAAGAGTTTCCTGTCTGGGTGGTGGAACTGAACGAGACCGAAGCCGTTCTCGATGCCAACCATCCGCTGGCAGGTGAAACATTGATATTTGAGATTGAACTGCTGGGGATCAATGAGCCTGAGCCCAGTTAA
- a CDS encoding ABC transporter permease subunit, which translates to MFAGPLVSREALTAPRQLKHFLIRSGYVGGLFVLLYTAVQATFGLQQVSRLGELARFGALMFQMISLVQMTLIIFFAVLFAAGRVAQEKDRRTLLLLLMTDLKSIELVGGKLGASLLLVSVLLLTSLPVLASLLLLGGVSPWQIFGSLLLTAAVGLAAGAWGNLVAFWREKTFQTLAISVLGIVLFFGAVELLGVLLSIIGQNGLARTVILLNPYRGLSALFQPLTMQANGQNAIAAVLTSAALMTTLGALLLATTTARLRIWNPSRTMGEAARSEDDRLAAPARKHREIWENPVVWREICTRAYGRKIVLIKLAYILLAGLMIASAVFSIDPSRKLLGMLPPVGFAFVGMSLVSMLLINAQAVTAFTSERDGGTLELLLVTNVTAKEFIYGKLLGVLYNTMELLIIPVGFLIWLMLQQQITFENFVYLVIGLFVLCTFAAMLGLHSGLSYFSSRTAISNSLGTIFFLFIGIFICLMLIVQAQSSFSLQLPTFLVFILGGSLGLWVSLTHHNPSPALTLAAGILPFLTFYAITSFLLGQTLGVCISLTAAYGFTTLAMLIPAINSFDMALGRSTTERA; encoded by the coding sequence GTGTTTGCTGGCCCCCTGGTATCTCGCGAAGCATTGACGGCACCACGCCAACTCAAACATTTTCTGATTCGCTCAGGCTATGTGGGTGGTCTGTTTGTGCTGCTCTATACCGCAGTCCAGGCCACATTTGGTCTGCAGCAGGTGAGTCGTCTGGGAGAACTGGCCCGCTTTGGTGCGTTAATGTTCCAGATGATCTCGCTGGTGCAGATGACGCTGATTATCTTCTTTGCCGTCCTCTTTGCCGCAGGTCGAGTCGCCCAGGAGAAAGACCGCCGGACACTTCTGCTGCTCCTCATGACAGATCTGAAAAGTATCGAGCTGGTGGGTGGTAAACTGGGTGCCAGCCTGCTGCTGGTGAGTGTACTCCTCCTGACTTCTCTGCCAGTGCTGGCCAGCCTGTTATTACTGGGAGGAGTCTCTCCTTGGCAGATCTTTGGATCGCTGCTGTTGACTGCTGCGGTGGGTCTGGCTGCGGGAGCGTGGGGAAATCTGGTCGCCTTCTGGCGGGAAAAAACGTTTCAGACACTCGCCATCAGTGTCCTGGGAATTGTGCTTTTCTTCGGTGCTGTCGAATTGCTGGGAGTTCTGCTTTCCATCATCGGCCAGAATGGTCTGGCCCGGACAGTGATCCTGTTGAATCCGTATCGCGGGCTGTCGGCACTCTTTCAGCCTTTGACCATGCAGGCCAACGGACAGAATGCGATTGCTGCAGTACTGACTTCAGCCGCATTGATGACCACGCTGGGTGCCCTGCTGCTCGCGACGACGACCGCTCGATTGCGTATCTGGAATCCTTCCCGAACGATGGGTGAAGCCGCCAGATCTGAGGATGATCGACTGGCAGCACCCGCTCGAAAACATCGGGAAATCTGGGAGAATCCTGTTGTCTGGCGAGAAATCTGCACGCGGGCTTATGGCCGGAAAATCGTACTCATCAAACTCGCCTATATCCTCCTGGCGGGATTGATGATCGCTTCGGCGGTCTTCTCGATCGACCCCTCTCGCAAGCTGCTGGGAATGCTCCCCCCGGTCGGGTTTGCCTTTGTCGGAATGAGCCTCGTTTCCATGTTGTTAATCAACGCCCAGGCCGTCACCGCCTTCACCAGTGAACGGGATGGCGGCACGCTCGAATTGCTGCTCGTCACCAACGTAACGGCCAAGGAGTTCATCTATGGCAAGCTCTTGGGTGTGCTCTATAACACGATGGAACTCTTGATCATTCCCGTCGGTTTCCTCATCTGGCTGATGTTGCAACAGCAGATTACCTTCGAGAATTTCGTCTATCTGGTGATTGGACTGTTTGTGCTCTGTACCTTTGCAGCGATGCTGGGATTGCACTCCGGTTTGAGTTATTTCAGCTCACGCACTGCCATTTCCAACAGTCTGGGAACCATCTTCTTTCTGTTCATCGGGATCTTTATCTGCCTGATGTTGATTGTGCAGGCTCAATCTTCGTTCTCGTTGCAGTTGCCGACCTTCCTGGTCTTCATTCTGGGTGGGAGCCTGGGCTTGTGGGTCTCGCTGACTCATCACAATCCTTCACCGGCACTCACGCTGGCTGCCGGGATTCTCCCCTTTCTGACCTTCTACGCCATTACCAGTTTTCTGCTCGGGCAGACCTTGGGCGTTTGTATCTCGTTGACCGCCGCCTATGGCTTTACCACTCTGGCCATGCTCATACCGGCAATTAACAGTTTCGATATGGCGTTGGGCCGCTCGACAACGGAAAGAGCCTGA
- a CDS encoding endonuclease/exonuclease/phosphatase family protein: MRIVSFNIHKGIGGRDRRYRLERIIEALRTLQPDVICLQEVDHHVARSRYDHQARLISEALGLVHSHYQLNVRLKEGGYGNLVASRYPLASVHAISLTRRHYKPRGAQLVVVQTPLGRLHLIHWHLGLRETERHWQVRRMFEHQHFREHRQLPAIAIGDTNDWRNTLANGPFAVHGWKQISSPPSRFRSFPAWLPLGALDKVFVNSGVAIQSCHIARSRLLRDASDHLPLVVDLSGFLEQPADHLPRLSLPVP, from the coding sequence ATGCGGATCGTCAGCTTCAACATTCACAAAGGGATTGGTGGACGTGATCGACGGTACCGCCTCGAACGAATTATTGAAGCACTGCGCACACTTCAGCCCGATGTGATCTGCCTGCAGGAAGTCGACCATCATGTGGCTAGATCACGCTACGATCATCAGGCCAGACTCATCAGTGAAGCACTGGGTCTGGTGCATTCGCACTATCAGTTAAATGTGCGTCTCAAAGAAGGTGGCTACGGAAATCTCGTTGCTTCGCGTTATCCGCTGGCATCGGTGCATGCCATTTCACTCACCCGGCGACATTACAAGCCGCGGGGTGCGCAACTGGTCGTTGTCCAGACTCCGTTAGGCAGGCTGCATCTGATTCACTGGCATCTGGGATTGCGTGAAACCGAGAGGCATTGGCAGGTTCGTCGGATGTTTGAACATCAGCATTTTCGCGAACACCGGCAATTGCCGGCCATCGCGATTGGTGATACGAACGACTGGCGGAACACACTGGCCAACGGCCCGTTTGCAGTGCATGGCTGGAAACAGATTTCCAGCCCGCCTTCCCGATTTCGATCTTTCCCGGCGTGGTTGCCTTTAGGAGCACTGGACAAAGTTTTTGTGAATTCGGGAGTGGCCATCCAAAGTTGCCACATTGCCAGAAGCCGCCTGTTGAGAGATGCCTCGGATCATCTGCCGCTGGTGGTTGATCTGAGTGGTTTTCTTGAACAACCGGCGGATCATCTCCCGCGCTTGAGTCTGCCTGTTCCCTGA